A single Anabas testudineus chromosome 10, fAnaTes1.2, whole genome shotgun sequence DNA region contains:
- the LOC113160910 gene encoding protocadherin alpha-C2-like: MESVIWYVLLVFVLSFIRNISASVTHYSIPEEMKEGSVVANLAADLGLDVKTLNQRKMRLDIIANKKYLDVNKETGELYVVEKIDREYICNTKSSTSCYLKLEVILENPLRIFNIELEILDINDNAPQFRRDAIHLDISEATPKGERFSLSNAVDPDVGTNSVKTYHLSESEYFNIEVQTGRDGSKFADLILKKTLDREKQAVHNLILTAVDGGTPARSGTVSIVVHVLDTNDNAPVFDKSIYNVNVMENSPIGSLVIDLNATDLDEGSNSDIIYSYSLYTSEKTQETFNLNPSSGEITVKGTLNYEDFRIYDMEVIATDHGANSLSGQCTIKIVVEDMNDNHPEISIKSFQSPVNENIELDTVIAVVSVSDKDSGDNGVVDLHIPDNMPFRLRESSDNYYELVVSEPLDREKVPEYDITFTVTDRGSPPLSDNETMTLELLDVNDNVPQFPQSFYTIRVMENNAPGALLSSLTAFDPDLHENQYLVYFIIEKEIANTSMSMLFSINPENGNLYALKTFDYEIEKEFLFHIEARDSGSPPLSSNVTVHIIIVDQNDNAPVIVSPWRAHGSVVEDKIPRSTDKGSLVAKVIALDTDSVHNSRITYQFLQVSDATLFSLDQYNGEIRTMRMFSYRDQRHHRLVVVAKDNGDPALSATVTIKLSTVETAVKAYSDMTEVPLEYDIFSDLNLYLVISLGSVSFLLLITILVTIVLKCQKPKPSKAAPPCRNSVISERNSTIADSTLVSNDAYWYSLFLAETRKGKLVVRQPVPKGSRYIVSSIPRGTGLTDTSDSAASTLQVGFLF, encoded by the coding sequence ATGGAGTCCGTCATTTGGTACGTActgcttgtttttgtcctcTCTTTTATTCGTAACATATCAGCCTCAGTGACTCATTATTCTATACCCGAGGAGATGAAAGAAGGATCAGTTGTCGCAAACCTTGCTGCCGATCTCGGCCTGgatgttaaaacactgaatcagaGGAAAATGCGTCTGGACATCATTGCGAATAAGAAATATCTGGATGTGAACAAAGAGACTGGGGAGCTGTATGTTGTTGAGAAAATAGATAGAGAATATATATGCAATACAAAATCGTCGACATCTTGTTATCTTAAACTAGAAGTGATATTAGAAAATCCACTACGAATATTTAATATAGAACTAGAAATATTGGATATAAACGACAACGCCCCACAGTTTCGACGAGACGCCATCCATTTAGACATCTCTGAAGCGACTCCAAAAGGGGAGAGGTTCTCTCTCAGTAACGCAGTTGATCCTGATGTGGGAACTAATTCAGTGAAAACGTACCATCTGAGTgaaagtgaatattttaatattgaGGTTCAAACAGGAAGAGACGGATCGAAGTTTGCTGATCTAATCTTAAAAAAGACATTAGACAGAGAAAAGCAAGCTGTTCATAATTTAATACTCACAGCTGTAGATGGTGGTACACCTGCTCGTTCTGGTACTGTAAGCATTGTTGTACATGTTTTGGATACAAACGACAACGCTCCTGTATTTGACAAATCCATCTATAATGTGAATGTAATGGAAAATTCTCCCATTGGAAGTCTTGTTATTGATCTCAATGCAACAGACTTAGATGAGGGATCAAATTCTGATATAATTTACTCCTATAGTTTATATacatcagagaaaacacaggaaacgtTTAATCTGAATCCTTCAAGTGGTGAAATTACTGTTAAAGGAACTTTAAATTATGAGGATTTCAGGATTTATGATATGGAAGTTATAGCAACAGACCATGGAGCCAATAGTTTATCAGGACAATGTACAATAAAGATTGTGGTGGAAGACATGAATGACAACCACCCAGAAATATCTATTAAATCATTCCAGAGTCCAGTCAATGAAAACATAGAACTGGACACAGTGATAGCAGTAGTTAGTGTGAGTGATAAAGACTCAGGAGACAATGGAGTGGTTGATCTCCATATTCCAGATAATATGCCTTTCAGACTGAGGGAGTCCTCTGATAACTATTATGAATTAGTAGTGTCAGAGCCATTAGACCGTGAGAAGGTCCCAGAATATGACATCACGTTCACTGTGACGGACAGAGGTTCTCCTCCTTTATCTGACAATGAAACTATGACGTTAGAGCTGCTGGATGTTAATGACAATGTTCCACAGTTCCCTCAGTCATTTTATACCATACGTGTGATGGAGAACAACGCACCTGGAGCCTTGTTGAGTTCCCTCACTGCGTTTGACCCTGACCTCCATGAAAACCAGTATCTAGTTTATTTCATCATAGAGAAGGAGATAGCCAACACCTCCATGTCCATGCTGTTCTCCATCAATCCAGAGAACGGGAATCTTTACGCACTGAAAACCTTTGACTATGAGATCGAGAAGGAGTTTCTTTTCCACATCGAGGCCAGAGACTCTGGTTCTCCTCCACTCAGCAGTAACGTCACCGTCCACATCATCATTGTGGATCAGAACGACAACGCTCCTGTTATTGTCTCCCCGTGGCGAGCACACGGGTCGGTGGTGGAGGACAAGATCCCCAGATCCACTGATAAAGGCTCTCTGGTTGCCAAGGTGATAGCTTTAGACACCGACTCGGTGCACAACTCTCGGATCACCTACCAGTTCCTACAGGTGTCTGACGCCACCTTGTTCAGTCTGGACCAATACAACGGAGAGATCCGGACTATGAGGATGTTCAGTTACAGAGACCAGCGCCACCACAGACTGGTTGTTGTTGCCAAGGACAACGGGgatcctgctctctctgctacAGTCACCATCAAGCTGTCCACAGTGGAGACTGCTGTTAAGGCCTACTCTGACATGACTGAGGTGCCTCTAGAGTACGACATCTTCTCAGACCTCAACCTGTATTTGGTGATCAGTCTGGGCTCGGTGTCGTTTCTGCTGCTCATCACCATATTGGTCACCATCGTGCTCAAGTGTCAGAAACCCAAACCCAGCAAAGCTGCTCCTCCCTGCAGGAACAGTGTGATCAGTGAGAGGAACTCCACCATCGCTGACTCCACTCTGGTGTCCAACGATGCCTACTGGTACAGTCTGTTTCTGGCAGAGACCAGGAAAGGAAAGCTGGTGGTCAGACAGCCTGTTCCAAAGGGTTCTAGATACATCGTGTCCAGTATACCGAGAGGTACTGGACTCACAGATACTAGTGACTCAGCAGCTTCCACTCTACAGGTAGGATTCTTATTCTGA
- the LOC113160911 gene encoding protocadherin alpha-C2-like: MEVICPLYRNRYVSTILLFITTFNYISAVTHYSVPEELEEGSVVANLAGDLGLDVKTLVDRKMRIDIIANKKYLDVNKETGELYIVERIDRESLCPAKTSCYLKMEAIIENPKRIFYIELEIMDINDNAPHFRRDTIDLDISEATQAGERFSVSNAVDSDVGSNSVKTYYLSESDFFTIEIQTGRDGSKFADLILKENLDREQQAVHYLILTAVDGGVPSRSGTARIIVHVLDTNDNAPIFHEESYHVSIMENSPIGSLVIHLNATDLDEGSNSDLVYSYSLYTSEKTQETFHLNPNTGEITVKGVLNYEDLRIYDMEVRATDKGANALSGQCKLKIQVEDMNDNHPEISIKSFQSPVNENIELDTVIAVVSVSDKDSGDNGVVDLHIPDNMPFRLRESSDNYYELVVSEPLDREKVPEYDITFTVTDRGSPPLSDNETMTLELLDVNDNVPQFPQSFYTIRVMENNAPGALLSSLTAFDPDLHENQYLVYFIIEKEIANTSMSMLFSINPENGNLYALKTFDYEIEKEFLFHIEARDSGSPPLSSNVTVHIIIVDQNDNAPVIVSPWRAHGSVVEDKIPRSTDKGSLVAKVIALDTDSVHNSRITYQFLQVSDATLFSLDQYNGEIRTMRMFSYRDQRHHRLVVVAKDNGEPALSATVTIKLSTVETAVKAYSDMTEVPLEYDIFSDLNLYLVIGLGSVSFLLLITILVTIVLKCQKPKPSKAAPPCRNSVISERNSTIADSTLVSNDAYWYSLFLAETRKGKLVVRQPVPKGSRYIVSSIPRGTGLTDTSDSAASTLQT; encoded by the exons ATGGAAGTAATCTGTCCTCTATACAGGAATAGGTATGTGTCGACAATTCTTCTTTTCATTACTACATTCAACTACATATCAGCTGTAACACACTACTCCGTTCCGGAGGAACTTGAAGAAGGCTCTGTCGTCGCAAATCTGGCTGGAGATTTGGGACTAGACGTGAAGACACTAGTCGACCGGAAAATGCGCATAGACATCATTGCCAATAAGAAATATCTGGATGTGAACAAAGAAACAGGAGAGCTGTACATTGTTGAACGAATCGACAGAGAGTCTCTTTGCCCAGCAAAGACGTCATGCTATCTTAAAATGGAAGCAATAATTGAAAACCCCAAACGAATATTCTATATCGAATTGGAGATAATGGACATAAATGACAACGCTCCTCATTTCAGGAGAGACACCATAGATTTAGATATTTCAGAAGCAACGCAGGCTGGTGAACGATTTTCTGTGAGCAATGCAGTCGACTCAGACGTTGGTTCAAACTCCGTGAAAACATATTACCTGAGCGAAAGCGATTTTTTCACAATAGAAATTCAAACAGGAAGAGATGGATCAAAATTTGCTGATTTGATACTTAAAGAGAACTTAGACCGAGAGCAGCAAGCTGTTCATTATTTAATACTTACAGCTGTAGACGGCGGTGTGCCGTCTCGCTCTGGTACTGCGAGAATTATTGTCCACGTTTTAGACACAAATGACAACGCCCCTATATTTCACGAAGAGAGCTACCATGTGAGTATAATGGAAAATTCTCCGATTGGAAGCTTAGTGATTCATCTCAATGCGACAGATTTAGATGAGGGATCCAATTCCGACTTGGTATACTCATACAGTCTGTATACATCAGAGAAAACGCAAGAAACGTTTCATTTGAACCCGAACACAGGAGAAATTACTGTAAAAGGAGTGTTAAATTATGAAGACTTAAGGATTTATGATATGGAAGTGAGAGCAACTGATAAGGGAGCCAATGCATTATCAGGGCAGTGTAAACTTAAAATTCAGGTGGAAGACATGAATGACAACCACCCAGAAATATCTATTAAATCATTCCAGAGTCCAGTTAATGAAAACATAGAACTGGACACAGTGATAGCAGTAGTTAGTGTGAGTGATAAAGACTCAGGAGACAATGGAGTGGTTGATCTTCATATTCCAGATAATATGCCTTTCAGACTGAGGGAGTCCTCTGATAACTATTATGAATTAGTAGTGTCAGAGCCATTAGACCGTGAGAAGGTCCCAGAATATGACATCACGTTCACTGTGACGGACAGAGGTTCTCCTCCTTTATCTGACAATGAAACTATGACGTTAGAGCTGCTGGATGTTAATGACAATGTTCCACAGTTCCCTCAGTCATTTTATACCATACGTGTGATGGAGAACAACGCACCTGGAGCCTTGCTGAGTTCACTCACTGCGTTTGACCCTGACCTCCATGAAAACCAGTATCTAGTTTATTTCATCATAGAGAAGGAGATAGCCAACACCTCCATGTCAATGCTGTTCTCCATCAATCCAGAGAACGGGAATCTTTACGCACTGAAAACCTTTGACTATGAGATAGAGAAGGAGTTTCTTTTCCACATAGAGGCCAGAGACTCTGGTTCTCCTCCACTCAGCAGTAACGTCACCGTCCACATCATCATTGTGGACCAGAACGACAACGCTCCTGTTATCGTCTCTCCTTGGCGAGCACACGGGTCGGTGGTGGAGGACAAGATCCCCAGATCCACTGATAAAGGCTCTCTGGTTGCCAAGGTGATAGCTTTAGACACAGACTCGGTGCACAACTCTCGGATCACCTACCAGTTCCTACAGGTGTCTGACGCCACCTTGTTCAGTCTGGACCAATACAACGGAGAGATCCGGACTATGAGGATGTTCAGTTACAGAGACCAGCGCCACCACAGACTGGTTGTTGTTGCCAAGGACAACGGGGAGCCTGCTCTCTCTGCTACAGTCACCATCAAGCTGTCCACAGTGGAGACTGCTGTTAAGGCCTACTCTGACATGACTGAGGTGCCTCTAGAGTACGACATCTTCTCAGACCTCAACCTGTATTTGGTGATCGGTCTGGGCTCGGTGTCCTTTCTGCTGCTCATCACCATATTGGTCACCATCGTGCTCAAGTGTCAGAAACCCAAACCCAGCAAAGCTGCTCCTCCCTGCAGGAACAGTGTGATCAGTGAGAGGAACTCCACCATCGCTGACTCCACTCTGGTCTCCAACGATGCCTACTGGTACAGTCTGTTTCTGGCAGAGACCAGGAAAGGAAAGCTGGTGGTCAGACAGCCTGTTCCAAAGGGTTCTAGATACATCGTGTCCAGTATACCGAGAGGTACCGGACTGACAGATACTAGTGACTCAGCAGCTTCCACTCTGCAG ACGTGA
- the LOC113160912 gene encoding protocadherin alpha-C2-like, whose protein sequence is MEPVKRYVLLVLLLSFVYNISASVTHYSIPEEMKEGSVVANLAADLGLDVKTLNQRKMRLDIIANKKYLDVNKETGELYVVEKIDRENICPTKSSASCYLRLEVILENPLRIFNIEVEILDINDNAPQFRRDAIHLDISEATPKGERFSLSNAVDPDVGTNSVKTYHLSESEYFSLEVQTGREGSKFADLIVTKALDREQHAVHNLILTAVDGGTPARSGTASVIVHVLDTNDNAPVFDKSIYNVNIMENSPIGSLVIDLNATDLDEGSNSDIIYSYSLYTSEKTQETFNLNPSSGEITVKGTLNYEDFRIYDMEVIATDHGANSLSGQCTIKIVVEDMNDNHPEISIKSFQSPVNENIELDTVIAVVSVSDKDSGDNGVVDLHIPDNMPFRLRESSDNYYELVVSEPLDREKVPEYDITFTVTDRGSPPLSDNETMTLELLDVNDNVPQFPQSFYTIRVMENNAPGALLSSLTAFDPDLHENQYLVYFIIEKEIANTSMSMLFSINPENGNLYALKTFDYEIEKEFLFHIEARDSGSPPLSSNVTVHIIIVDQNDNAPVIVSPWRAHGSVVEDKIPRSTDKGSLVAKVIALDTDSVHNSRITYQFLQVSDATLFSLDQYNGEIRTMRMFSYRDQRHHRLVVVAKDNGEPALSATVTIKLSTVETAVKAYSDMTEVPLEYDIFSDLNLYLVIGLGSVSFLLLITILVTIVLKCQKPKPSKAAPPCRNSVISERNSTIADSTLVSNDAYWYSLFLAETRKGKLVVRQPVPKGSRYIVSSIPRGTGLTDTSDSAASTLQVGILCT, encoded by the coding sequence ATGGAGCCTGTGAAAAGGTACGTGCTGCTTGTTCTATTGTTGTCGTTCGTTTATAACATATCAGCCTCAGTGACTCATTATTCTATACCCGAGGAGATGAAAGAAGGATCAGTTGTCGCTAACCTTGCTGCCGATCTCGGCCTGgatgttaaaacactgaatcagaGGAAAATGCGTCTGGACATCATTGCGAATAAGAAATATCTGGATGTGAACAAAGAGACTGGGGAGCTGTATGTTGTTGAGAAAATTGACAGGGAAAATATTTGCCCTACCAAGTCATCAGCATCTTGCTATCTCAGACTAGAGGTAATACTGGAAAACCCATTaagaatatttaatattgaagTAGAAATATTGGATATAAACGACAACGCCCCACAGTTTCGACGAGACGCCATCCATTTAGACATCTCTGAAGCGACTCCAAAAGGGGAGAGGTTCTCTCTCAGTAACGCAGTTGATCCTGATGTTGGAACCAATTCAGTGAAAACGTACCATCTGAGTGAAAGTGAATATTTTAGTCTTGAGGTTCAAACTGGAAGAGAAGGCTCGAAGTTTGCTGATTTGATTGTAACAAAAGCCTTAGACCGGGAGCAGCACGCTGTTCATAATTTAATACTCACAGCTGTAGATGGTGGTACACCTGCTCGTTCTGGTACTGCTAGTGTTATTGTTCACGTTTTAGATACAAACGACAACGCTCCTGTATTTGACAAATCCATCTATAATGTGAATATAATGGAAAATTCTCCCATTGGAAGTCTTGTTATTGATCTCAATGCAACAGACTTAGATGAAGGATCAAACTCTGATATAATTTACTCCTATAGTTTATATACATCAGAGAAAACGCAGGAAACGTTTAATCTGAATCCTTCAAGTGGTGAAATTACCGTTAAAGGAACTTTAAATTATGAGGATTTCAGGATTTATGATATGGAAGTTATAGCAACAGACCATGGAGCCAATAGTTTATCAGGACAATGTACAATAAAGATTGTGGTGGAAGACATGAATGACAACCACCCAGAAATATCTATTAAATCATTCCAGAGTCCAGTCAATGAAAACATAGAACTGGACACAGTGATAGCAGTAGTTAGTGTGAGTGATAAAGACTCAGGAGACAATGGAGTGGTTGATCTTCATATTCCAGATAATATGCCTTTCAGACTGAGGGAGTCCTCTGATAACTATTATGAATTAGTAGTGTCAGAGCCATTAGACCGTGAGAAGGTCCCAGAATATGACATCACGTTCACTGTGACGGACAGAGGTTCTCCTCCTTTATCTGACAATGAAACTATGACGTTAGAGCTGCTGGATGTTAATGACAATGTTCCACAGTTCCCTCAGTCATTTTATACCATACGTGTGATGGAGAACAACGCACCTGGAGCCTTGCTGAGTTCACTCACTGCGTTTGACCCTGACCTCCATGAAAACCAGTATCTAGTTTATTTCATCATAGAGAAGGAGATAGCCAACACCTCCATGTCCATGCTGTTCTCCATCAATCCAGAGAACGGGAATCTTTACGCACTGAAAACCTTTGACTATGAGATTGAGAAGGAGTTTCTTTTCCACATCGAGGCCAGAGACTCTGGTTCTCCTCCACTCAGCAGTAACGTCACCGTCCACATCATCATTGTGGATCAGAACGACAACGCTCCTGTTATCGTCTCCCCGTGGCGAGCACACGGGTCGGTGGTGGAGGACAAGATCCCCAGATCCACTGATAAAGGCTCTCTGGTTGCCAAGGTGATAGCTTTAGACACCGACTCGGTGCACAACTCTCGGATCACCTACCAGTTCCTACAGGTGTCTGACGCCACTTTGTTCAGTCTGGACCAATACAACGGAGAGATCCGGACTATGAGGATGTTCAGTTACAGAGACCAGCGCCACCACAGACTGGTTGTTGTTGCCAAGGACAACGGGGAGCCTGCTCTCTCTGCTACAGTCACCATCAAGCTGTCCACAGTGGAGACTGCTGTTAAGGCCTACTCTGACATGACTGAGGTGCCTCTAGAGTACGACATCTTCTCAGACCTCAACCTGTATTTGGTGATCGGTCTGGgctctgtttcttttctgctgCTCATCACCATATTGGTCACCATCGTGCTCAAGTGTCAGAAACCCAAACCCAGCAAAGCTGCTCCTCCCTGCAGGAACAGTGTGATCAGTGAGAGGAACTCCACCATCGCTGACTCCACTCTGGTGTCCAACGATGCCTACTGGTACAGTCTGTTTCTGGCAGAGACCAGGAAAGGAAAGCTGGTGGTCAGACAGCCTGTTCCAAAGGGTTCTAGATACATCGTGTCCAGTATACCGAGAGGTACCGGACTGACAGATACTAGTGACTCAGCAGCTTCAACTCTACAGGTAGGAATCCTGTGTacctag
- the LOC113160914 gene encoding protocadherin alpha-C2-like produces the protein MESMKRYVLLLILLCVVYNISASVTHYSIPEEMKEGSVVANLAADLSLDVKTLNQRKMRLDIVANKKYLDVNKETGELYVVEKIDRENICNTKSSASCYLRLEVSLENPERLFNIEVEILDINDNAPQFRRDVSYLDISEATPKGERFSLSNAVDPDVGTNSVKTYHLSESEYFNIEVQTGRDGSKFADLILRKTLDREKQAVHNLILTAVDGGTPARSGTASVIVRVLDTNDNAPVFDKSIYNVNIMENSPIGSLVIDLNATDLDEGSNSDIIYSYSLYTSEKTQETFNLNPSSGEITVKGTLNYEDFRIYDMEVIATDHGANSLSGQCTIKIVVEDMNDNHPEISIKSFQSPVNENIELDTVIAVVSVSDKDSGDNGVVDLHIPDNMPFRLRESSDNYYELVVSEPLDREKVPEYDITFTVTDRGSPPLSDNETMTLELLDVNDNVPQFPRSFYTIRVMENNAPGALLSSLTAFDPDLHENQYLVYFIIEKEIANTSMSMLFSINPENGNLYALKTFDYEIEKEFLFHIEARDSGSPPLSSNVTVHIIIVDQNDNAPVIVSPWRAHGSVVEDKIPRSTDKGSLVAKVIALDTDSVHNSRITYQFLQVSDATLFSLDQYNGEIRTMRMFSYRDQRHHRLVVVAKDNGDPALSATVTIKLSTVETAVKAYSDMTEVPLEYDIFSDLNLYLVIGLGSVSFLLLITILVTIVLKCQKPKPSKAAPPCRNSVISERNSTIADSTLVSNDAYWYSLFLAETRKGKLVVRQPVPKGSRYIVSSIPRGTGLTDTSDSAASTLQVGILCT, from the coding sequence ATGGAGTCTATGAAAAGGTACGTGCTGCTCCTTATTCTCCTCTGTGTCGTTTATAACATATCAGCCTCAGTGACTCATTATTCTATACCTGAGGAGATGAAAGAAGGATCAGTTGTCGCTAACCTTGCTGCCGATCTCAGCCTGGATGTTAAAACACTGAACCAGAGGAAAATGCGTCTGGACATCGTTGCGAATAAGAAATATCTGGATGTGAACAAAGAGACTGGGGAGCTGTATGTTGTGGAGAAAATAGACAGGGAAAATATTTGTAATACCAAGTCATCTGCATCTTGCTATCTCAGACTGGAGGTATCGCTTGAAAACCCAGAGAGACTCTTTAATATTGAGGTAGAAATTTTGGATATAAACGACAACGCCCCACAATTTAGACGAGACGTCAGTTACTTGGACATCTCTGAAGCGACTCCAAAAGGGGAGAGATTCTCTCTCAGTAACGCAGTTGATCCTGATGTGGGAACCAATTCAGTGAAAACGTACCATCTGAGTgaaagtgaatattttaatattgaaGTTCAAACAGGAAGAGACGGATCGAAGTTTGCTGATCTAATCTTAAGAAAGACATTAGACAGAGAAAAGCAAGCTGTTCATAATTTAATACTCACAGCTGTAGATGGTGGTACACCTGCTCGTTCTGGTACTGCTAGTGTTATTGTTCGAGTCTTAGATACAAACGACAACGCTCCTGTATTTGACAAATCCATCTATAATGTGAATATAATGGAAAATTCTCCCATTGGAAGTCTTGTTATTGATCTCAATGCAACAGACTTAGATGAAGGATCAAACTCTGATATAATTTACTCCTATAGTTTATATACATCAGAGAAAACGCAGGAAACTTTTAATCTGAATCCTTCAAGTGGTGAAATTACTGTTAAAGGAACTTTAAATTATGAGGATTTCAGGATTTATGATATGGAAGTTATAGCAACAGACCATGGAGCCAATAGTTTATCAGGACAATGTACAATAAAGATTGTGGTGGAAGACATGAATGACAACCACCCAGAAATATCTATTAAATCATTCCAGAGTCCAGTCAATGAAAACATAGAACTGGACACAGTGATAGCAGTAGTTAGTGTGAGTGATAAAGACTCAGGAGACAATGGAGTGGTTGATCTTCATATTCCAGATAATATGCCTTTCAGACTGAGGGAGTCCTCTGATAACTATTATGAATTAGTAGTGTCAGAGCCATTAGACCGTGAGAAGGTCCCAGAATATGACATCACGTTCACTGTGACGGACAGAGGTTCTCCTCCTTTATCTGACAATGAAACTATGACGTTAGAGCTGCTGGATGTTAATGACAATGTTCCACAGTTCCCTCGGTCATTTTATACCATACGTGTGATGGAGAACAACGCACCTGGAGCCTTGCTGAGTTCACTCACTGCGTTTGACCCTGACCTCCATGAAAACCAGTATCTAGTTTATTTCATCATAGAGAAGGAGATAGCCAACACCTCCATGTCCATGCTGTTCTCCATCAATCCAGAGAACGGGAATCTTTACGCACTGAAAACCTTTGACTATGAGATCGAGAAGGAGTTTCTTTTCCACATCGAGGCCAGAGACTCTGGTTCTCCTCCACTCAGCAGTAACGTCACCGTCCACATCATCATTGTGGATCAGAACGACAACGCTCCTGTTATCGTCTCCCCTTGGCGAGCACACGGGTCGGTGGTGGAGGACAAGATCCCCAGATCCACTGATAAAGGCTCTCTGGTTGCCAAGGTGATAGCTTTAGACACCGACTCGGTGCACAACTCTCGGATCACCTACCAGTTCCTACAGGTGTCTGACGCCACCTTGTTCAGTCTGGACCAATACAACGGAGAGATCCGGACTATGAGGATGTTCAGTTACAGAGACCAGCGCCACCACAGACTGGTTGTTGTTGCCAAGGACAACGGGgatcctgctctctctgctacAGTCACCATCAAGCTGTCCACAGTGGAGACTGCTGTTAAGGCCTACTCTGACATGACTGAGGTGCCTCTAGAGTACGACATCTTCTCAGACCTCAACCTGTATTTGGTGATCGGTCTGGGCTCGGTGTCCTTTCTGCTGCTCATCACCATATTGGTCACCATCGTGCTCAAGTGTCAGAAACCCAAACCCAGCAAAGCTGCTCCTCCCTGCAGGAACAGTGTGATCAGTGAGAGGAACTCCACCATCGCTGACTCCACTCTGGTCTCCAACGATGCCTACTGGTACAGTCTGTTTCTGGCAGAGACCAGGAAAGGAAAGCTGGTGGTCAGACAGCCTGTTCCAAAGGGTTCTAGATACATCGTGTCCAGTATACCGAGAGGTACCGGACTGACAGATACTAGTGACTCAGCAGCTTCCACTCTGCAGGTAGGAATCCTGTGTACctag